The genomic stretch GCCGCTCGGATGAACCCAATCTGAACCTCGCGGCCTCTTTCTAGGAATTGCACTCATGGCACTTGTTGAAATCTCTCTTGCCCGCGTTTTTCGCTACGCCGGTCGCGACCTCCCCGACCCGCAGCCCGAAATGTCCGTGACTGACGTGCTGAAACACTATGCCCGTCAGTTCCCAAAGCTCAACGGAGCGAAAATTATCGACCCCATTGTGGAGAATGACAGCTATGTCTACGAGTTCCGAGACGGCGGATTCGGCGCAAAAGGTTGACCCGCTTGAAGTCCTGAAAGCGTGGGAGCGTGGCGAACTGGATCGCCACCTCCCATCCGGTACCGAACCTGATTGTTTAGACCACCAGCAGAGACAAAGGCTATGGAAGTTGCTCTCCTCCCCGCCAATCCCGGCACTATCGACTTCCAACTGCCGCGCTGACACCTCTTAGCTTGCCGAATGTTGGGCCTGTGATGCGTGAAGCACAGGCCCAACTGTTCAGCCGGGACTATGCAGGGGTGGTCGACCACCAAGCTCATAGCATGCTGTGCCGGGAGGCCTTGGAAGCTGGCCTGGTAGCTGAAAGCTCAATCGAATGGCTTCGGCAGTACCCAAATAGCTACGGGCTGCATCGCCTTACGGGCGAAGTAGTACAGCGCCTTGGTGCGTCCTTTGCCATCAGTGATGAAGGCCTTTTTCCACAGCTCACCAGCCTGCTGAATCGGCTGAATACCCCATACGTCGATCCAGTTGAGACGGCATCCTACGCAGTAGCCGCTGTAGAGGCTGGGTTGGTCAGCCTTGATGCCCTCGCCCCCCACATCGAGGCAGGCCCTGACGGGGCAGGCAAGATAATGGCGGAGCTGGAGCGCTCGTTGATTGGCCGGGTCAAGCTGCCCACATCCGTCGAGGACGCCTACTCCTTCGGAATCCAGGACGGTCATTTCATTCTGGAGTCGAGCTGCTTCGCTACTTTCACAGTTCAAGCGCCAGCGAGCCTGGAACTGCGAGTGCTTCTTTTCAAGACACTCGACGCGATGACACGCCATCTGCTGCCGTTTCATACGCCAATGACGTTCCTGGGGCCGTACAGCTACTTGAATCACGGGCTTTCGGAGGCTTTCGAGGAGCTGTCTCCGCGCTTGGCAACACACTCTAGAGAGGAACTGTGCGCCTTCCTGCTGGACGATTCGGTCGAGCATGATGATTACATCGCCGAATATCTCTACTGCCACGGCCAAGACGAGGATTCTGTAAACAGCTTGCTTGACGCCATCTATGAGATGGATGAACTGAAACAGATAGCTGGAGCCACCCTTGGCCAGGGAGATCGGTGCGAGATCGAGGAGCTGTCCGATCAGGCGCGGCAAATCTGTGAGCGTGATGATGCACACGCCCCGTTGGTTCAAGTGCTGGCGGAAGCCTTGCAGCACTGCCTGGAGCATGAGGCCAGTGGATCGCTCAAAGAGTTCAACCCCATGATTTCCCAGGCACAGCCGGTGATGGGGTTTCTCTTTTCGAGAGCATTCTGGTGTGCCTGACTAGGGATTT from Pseudomonas poae encodes the following:
- a CDS encoding PRTRC system protein C, which codes for MALVEISLARVFRYAGRDLPDPQPEMSVTDVLKHYARQFPKLNGAKIIDPIVENDSYVYEFRDGGFGAKG